GTGAGGGACTCGCGGCTAGTGGGGTAGATGTTgagcgcgacggactcgaGGGGCTCGATGATGTCCTTGTAGACCGCATCTTGACCGTCGACGGTGATCTCCTGCCAGCCCACGGGGTAGTAGAACTGGTAGCCCTTGCGGGTGTCCTTGACGACGTTGAAGCCgctgagcgcgagcgcggggcccgcgggcgcgagagacgcggcggcagcggcgatGCCGGAGAGCACAGCCTGGCGGCGAGTGGACCCCGCATCGTTgctcgcgaccgcgcgcacgggggcgacggcgcgggccgagcgggccgagcgcgcggtctTCGCGGTCACGCGCTGCTGCACGAGTGCGGTGGACTGGGTGGCGACGCTAGCCATGATCGTAAGACGTTCAATCCTGTGTGGATCGATCAGTGACGCCCAGGGACGATGCTGCAATCAAGAACTTTATCCTCTCGCGCGTGCCACGTAGTCGAAATGAGAGCCGTATGGGAGCGCAGTGTGGAAATCGACGCCATGCATCGACGGTTTATAAACCAACAAAAAGCCCAGGCTTCATTCAAACCGCGCTGCAAACAGAGGAAGAGAAGAGTTTTTTTCTGTCCGATCAAAAGTTGAGAGGGTCGCGGGAGGCTTGAAGGCGCGCCGGGCCTTGCGTACGGCACATATCACGAGGGAACCCTTGGGATCTTCCCGAGGAAGACCGTCgggtgacgagcgcgcgaggtcggAGACTCGCGAGGCGATCGGGTCGGATCCGAGGTCGATTTGGCCAGCGACCAATCGCGGTGGAAAAACGCGAAGGGCACAGCTGTGGCCATCGACAGGGCGGGGTGCAAAAACCTACCGGGCCTTTCTCCCTCCGATCGCGAGTTGAAGAGTCATGTCCGAGACTCCGAGCGGTGTCATCGCTCAGCAGGGGCCCCGGccgatggaggaggacgccgacgcggccgcgacggtcaAACGCGCGGCCGAtgaggtcgtcggcgacgacgagccaTCGGCCAAGAAGCCGAAGCAGGAGGACGGGCCCGATcccgccaagcccgcgggcgagggcgacgacgacggcctgggcaccgacgacgacgacgacgacgagcccaaGGACGATATCAAACgattcgccgcgcgcttaAGGCCCGGGACGCTCAAGCACACCTGCTTCGTCCTACTGCAACGCGCGGGCCGCGACGGCATGGAGACCAACGCCATGCTCGAGACCGCTGAGAAGGAGGGGTTGTACGTGGGAAAGAACCGCAACGTGCTGACCACCACCCTGAGCCACGAGCCGTGGTTCGTGCACAACCCCGACGTCAAGTCCCACTGGTGCATCCGGTCATTCCTCGAGGGACCCGAGGCCACGGAGGCGTGCCTGGCCGCCAAACCAGGCAGCGAACCCGCGGGGCCCGGCAGAGCAAAGGGCTCGGGCAAGCCCAGGAAgacgctcaccgccgaggagaagatggcgcaggcggcggagaaggccaagaaggccacCGAGAAAGCCGCGCAGAGCGCCActgccaccgccgccaaggtgCAGGCCAAGATCGAGGCCAAGATCCACGCGCAGCTCACCAAGGGCAACGACGACAGGCTCAAGAAAGCCGCCAAGcaactcgccgcggagacggccaACGTCGCCAAGCACCAgaccgcgctcgaggctgccgaggccaaggcggtcgccgcgggagtcgccaaggaggaccTGGAAAAGTGCGCCGAGGAGACCAACAAGAAGGGCGCCAAGGCTAAGCCGGCAAAGGCGATAGCGGCGGCTAAGGCCAACGCCGGAGCCGGGCCCGGCGGGCCGGgcaagtccgcggcggagatccTGAAGGAACCCGGCGCGCCATCCACCGAACTCCCCGAGCGCCTCACGATCTACACCGGCGATCAGGGCGACAGGCACAAGCTGATGGCGTGGAAGAAGGAGGTGGACAAGTTCAAGGAGAAGattgagcgcgagcgcgacgcgtacGTTCAGAAGCGGCGCAAGCAACTTCGCGCAGAGAACGCcaaggagggcgcggcgaccggcaAGCTCATCGCGGACTACATCAAGTGCTTCGAGAACCTCGAGAAGGCGAAGATCAATCACTtcaaggctgaggagatCCTGCGGCACCTGAAGGAGAAGAGCGAGCTGCTCAAGGAGACGCTTCACATGAAAGCTGAGCTCGCGAAGGAAAAGCTCGACGCTAAAAACGCCAAGGCCatggccgagctcgaggcgaagctCGCCAAGCTGGAGGGTAAGAAGATggacgaggccaaggctgcgatCGAGAAGGAGAGGATCAAAGAGATGGCGAAGGCTGAGCGTGAGGCGCAGCGCAAGGCTGAAAAGGCGGAGCGAGATCGAgtgaaggaggaggagaaagtcgctcgagccgccgcgagggaggcggagtTTGCCGCCCGGCGCAAGCAGAAAGAGGACGCCAAGAAGGCGAGGCAACGAGAGCTGAAGTACCCGATCGACGACGATACGCTCAGGActgagctcctcgcggaggcCGCGGAGAAGGGAATCAAGCCCGAGGAACTCACGCCGCACCCGTACCGAGAGCTGCCCAAGCCAACTCCAATCGCGGATGGAGCGCTGGTGGCTGACGAGGCTGCCCTCGCCGACTTTTTCGAGGTTTTCGGCGAGACTTTGGGCGTGCCCGACACCCTCAATACCGCAGAGGGTGTTCGTAAAGTCATCGTCGGCTGCGGCAAGGAGCTCATGGACCTCTACGGCTGCCTGCTGCGACCCACGCTCGAGGTCTCTGTCGTGGGCAAGAGCcgaaacgcggcgaggtggaagCGCGTTCTCTCTGATGCCACGTGGCCGGAGGTTGTCCGGCAGGTGCTCAAGCGCAAGAAATGTGGTAAGACCGGCGTGGAAGCCTTGGGTAAGCGCCCTTGGAACGACCTCTCCCCCGGCGAGCACACCCACGCGCTCCTTGCTCTCTCCGACCTCTGCCTCAATAGCGTCGAGTACCAGATCAAGCCCATGATCGACACGcgcatggccgccgcgcacaaGCTCAAGAGCCAGCGCATCAACGACTACATCGCCGACTGCCAGCGTCGCAAGGCGATCGAGAacaaggccaaggagaagCGCAAGGCGATCCGCGCGAAGAAAGCCGCCGAGCGAAGGGCCGAGCGCGAAGCCAAGAAAGCCGCTCGGGAagccgctctcgccgcgggccagaaggtggaggacgaggatgacgacgacgacgatgacgacgacgacgagagcgatgaggagggcgacggcaaCATTGACATGGACGCCGAcatggacgacgccccggacgTCGATGTCAAGGAAGAGGACgaacccgagcccgagcccgccgaggaggagaagaccAAGGCtaaggcggcgaagaaggctgagGTCAAGAAGGAGCCCAAGAAGGAGGTTAAGAAGGAACCGGAGGTTGAGCCCACCTTCGAGCTCCCCGCGCACCTCGTCGCGTACGACGGACATCCCGACGACCGTAAGGCCCTCATGGCGTGGCGCGCCGAGCACAACCGCGTGTCCCAGCAGCTCGAAAACGCCAGGCGCGAGtacgagaagaagaagcggtCCGAGGCGAGGAAaatcctcgagcgcgagaagATGGAGCGCATGcgcaaggaggaggaggaggagcagaAACGGCTGGAGGCTGAGCGTTTagagaaggccaaggagatggaggcgcgaaagaaggaggagaagcggatgaaggaggacgccgacgtcgcggtgagGGTCCGCCCGCTGGGGCAGGATCGCGACCGCAACACCTACTGGTGGGGCATCGGCGGGGTCAAAGCCGCGCTCTACGTCGAGGACATCAACGGTAAGTGGTTCGTCTACACCACGCGCCAGGAGGTCAAGGACCTGATGGACGCGCTCCACCACTGGGGCGTTCGCGAGCGCAAGCTCAAGCAGGAGCTCAAGCGCCGCATCCACACCATCAACGCGGAGTTCCGAAGGGAGGCCCGGGaacgcgaggacgccgccgcggacgccgcgcgccgcgccgcgagcggttACCCCAagcgcgagccccgcgcgccctccgccgccgccacgggcgAGCAggacggcctcgccgccgcgcgaaggttCATGGAGGCTCTCTGCACgtacgcggaggcggcgatcggcgcgaggcgggggcCCAAAAAGTCTGCGGgggatccggcggcggctgctaCCGATGCCCagtccgacgccgacgcgcagcACTGGCGCGCGTTCAAGAGCAgggcacgcgccgcggaggcgcaccaggacgtcgcgcatctgctc
This DNA window, taken from Micromonas commoda chromosome 2, complete sequence, encodes the following:
- a CDS encoding thylakoid lumenal 25.6kDa protein like, chloroplast precursor (PsbP related ChloroP and targeT predict 54 aa cTP); translated protein: MASVATQSTALVQQRVTAKTARSARSARAVAPVRAVASNDAGSTRRQAVLSGIAAAAASLAPAGPALALSGFNVVKDTRKGYQFYYPVGWQEITVDGQDAVYKDIIEPLESVALNIYPTSRESLTEIGNPDEVAKTLVAKALAVPGAQAKVLKTAQRKDKEGHLYYAFEYVTKTNSYERHALTIVTITQGQFYTLTTGSSERRWDKMKSRLQTTIDSFNVYY
- a CDS encoding nucleosome positioning protein (Predicted homolog of the ACF (ATP-dependent chromatin assembly factor) proteins BAZ1A (Homo sapiens) and Acf1 (Drosophila)), giving the protein MSETPSGVIAQQGPRPMEEDADAAATVKRAADEVVGDDEPSAKKPKQEDGPDPAKPAGEGDDDGLGTDDDDDDEPKDDIKRFAARLRPGTLKHTCFVLLQRAGRDGMETNAMLETAEKEGLYVGKNRNVLTTTLSHEPWFVHNPDVKSHWCIRSFLEGPEATEACLAAKPGSEPAGPGRAKGSGKPRKTLTAEEKMAQAAEKAKKATEKAAQSATATAAKVQAKIEAKIHAQLTKGNDDRLKKAAKQLAAETANVAKHQTALEAAEAKAVAAGVAKEDLEKCAEETNKKGAKAKPAKAIAAAKANAGAGPGGPGKSAAEILKEPGAPSTELPERLTIYTGDQGDRHKLMAWKKEVDKFKEKIERERDAYVQKRRKQLRAENAKEGAATGKLIADYIKCFENLEKAKINHFKAEEILRHLKEKSELLKETLHMKAELAKEKLDAKNAKAMAELEAKLAKLEGKKMDEAKAAIEKERIKEMAKAEREAQRKAEKAERDRVKEEEKVARAAAREAEFAARRKQKEDAKKARQRELKYPIDDDTLRTELLAEAAEKGIKPEELTPHPYRELPKPTPIADGALVADEAALADFFEVFGETLGVPDTLNTAEGVRKVIVGCGKELMDLYGCLLRPTLEVSVVGKSRNAARWKRVLSDATWPEVVRQVLKRKKCGKTGVEALGKRPWNDLSPGEHTHALLALSDLCLNSVEYQIKPMIDTRMAAAHKLKSQRINDYIADCQRRKAIENKAKEKRKAIRAKKAAERRAEREAKKAAREAALAAGQKVEDEDDDDDDDDDDESDEEGDGNIDMDADMDDAPDVDVKEEDEPEPEPAEEEKTKAKAAKKAEVKKEPKKEVKKEPEVEPTFELPAHLVAYDGHPDDRKALMAWRAEHNRVSQQLENARREYEKKKRSEARKILEREKMERMRKEEEEEQKRLEAERLEKAKEMEARKKEEKRMKEDADVAVRVRPLGQDRDRNTYWWGIGGVKAALYVEDINGKWFVYTTRQEVKDLMDALHHWGVRERKLKQELKRRIHTINAEFRREAREREDAAADAARRAASGYPKREPRAPSAAATGEQDGLAAARRFMEALCTYAEAAIGARRGPKKSAGDPAAAATDAQSDADAQHWRAFKSRARAAEAHQDVAHLLLELEDALYAMQKIEFMSAEEMEARAAAKEAGEDYESEESDADDDFDDDDENLWEEENQPFHESYEDKIRTGMIYPIWDTHFERRTWREAVSERSPATALAFQAACLEDCAAIFLKAVARHPR